In the genome of Bdellovibrio bacteriovorus, one region contains:
- a CDS encoding GNAT family N-acetyltransferase encodes MTPHHLPETIAASRVTLKKHRIELATEMFRRVDEDRERLGKFLPWVAWTKGIHDEREYIEMTHKQWADFKMFDYGVFLNDGDVYLGNVGVHTIAWEHNRCELGYWIVGGYEGQGYVSEAVKALEKVLFDEGFFRIEIRCSGANARSASVALRCGYMLEGRLRKHCIENGQRRDTLIYAKLKNGN; translated from the coding sequence GTGACTCCTCATCATCTACCCGAAACAATCGCAGCTTCGCGAGTGACTTTAAAAAAGCACCGCATTGAGCTTGCGACAGAAATGTTTCGTCGTGTGGATGAGGACCGCGAACGCTTAGGAAAATTTCTTCCCTGGGTGGCGTGGACCAAAGGTATTCACGATGAACGCGAGTACATTGAGATGACCCACAAGCAGTGGGCGGATTTCAAGATGTTCGATTACGGCGTTTTTCTAAACGACGGTGATGTCTATTTAGGAAATGTCGGCGTTCATACTATCGCCTGGGAGCACAACCGGTGCGAATTGGGTTATTGGATTGTCGGCGGTTATGAAGGTCAAGGCTATGTGAGCGAAGCCGTGAAGGCGTTAGAAAAAGTTCTTTTTGATGAGGGCTTTTTTCGGATTGAAATCCGCTGCTCTGGGGCTAATGCGCGATCGGCTTCCGTGGCTTTGCGCTGCGGTTATATGCTCGAGGGTCGTTTACGCAAGCACTGTATTGAAAACGGCCAAAGACGCGACACTCTTATTTATGCCAAGTTGAAAAATGGAAATTAA
- a CDS encoding DUF5522 domain-containing protein — MEIKKIDELHRKACEEGKDSYIDPETGYLVFTELFHKRRGHCCNSGCRHCPYKKKEKTPK, encoded by the coding sequence ATGGAAATTAAGAAAATCGACGAACTTCATCGCAAAGCCTGCGAAGAAGGAAAAGACAGTTACATAGATCCTGAAACTGGATATTTGGTTTTCACCGAACTCTTTCACAAACGTCGCGGCCATTGCTGCAATTCAGGCTGCCGACACTGTCCTTATAAGAAAAAAGAAAAAACGCCAAAGTAG